The Primulina tabacum isolate GXHZ01 chromosome 1, ASM2559414v2, whole genome shotgun sequence genome contains the following window.
ATCTGTTAGATTATCTGGTACAATAAATTTAGCTAACATTTACATGATGTAAGGTCGAACATCGTCTATGGTACCTGAAATAGGCTCTGGAGGAGGAATTGTATCTGCTTTATCATCCTCCGAACGTTTTCCTTTTATCTGCTTCTCCCAATTTCAAAATCTTGATGCAGaccatgttagagtaggtgtccaacAAGCAGCTCATGGTTTGAGGATTATTGACTCTTAtgtgaaaatgatttttattttaattatattttactttATCTATATAATCATGCGATCTACATAGATAAATcaattgaatatacaaatagatACCACGAAGTCTGCCctgcaacgtaagatcatgaaactcatcaAAAAGTGTATCATATCTTCTAAATTggttcttagtcgattcagccaccttAAATGAAGATAAATGTTGTTCAAGCTTTAGACTAGCATTTATGATGTAAACGCCACATTTCGTTTGTAAGAGCATGGAGATGTTCGGTCATATAGATGTATGCTCATTTGATGAGGCACTGAACAACCTTCCATCGAGCTTTCTAAGTgattatcacttatcgagtgaaatagtcAGCGGTTATGATTATACACTGTTAGCCCTTAGATCCGAAACAACATGAACACTCTGCGTACTAGCATTTATTTTGACTCGTTAACCGACTCTATTGACAGTCATCAGATGACGAGGTTGGATAtagttttgaaatatttaagGATCAATATATTGTAATCGGAGATTCACGACTCCGGTAATGATTGGCTTATTTTGCAAGGTACTTATTCTATAATGCACCTTTTGGTGCAATTTGTGGATTTCCTCGCTTAACAGAGCGACTATGcatatattttctttatttggaGGTGAAAAAATCTTCGGATTAAAATCAGCACTTTAAAAGACGATAACAAAATTTTAAGGTTTCACCATTTTCAGGGCAACCAATTTGTTATGTTataaaatgatttcaaaatatcACTAAAATAATAATGTAATAATAAAAAGGTATTGGAGAAATAATTGAGTgattgatataattaaatagAATATAGTTCGATGACAATTACGCTTATATGTTGATTGTTGAATGAAAATTTCTAATCATTATTCATTACTCGTTTCACTTATCGAATCAATTATATACATGAAATTCAGATGAATCGActagatttatatatatatagtaataattaatatatttgatataaaaataattcttttCACAGATGTTGTATGGGAGTTGGCAAAATAGGGGATCCACTAACTATATCTCTCTTGCTTGCATATTTAAcccattatattttttattatattattttatacctTCGCATTATTTTCACCATTCACTATAAATTTTAGCATATATTCAATTTTTCGTGAAATAAGTGCTGcaacttaattaatttaagtatatATGTTCTTAACaatgtataaaaaataaatatgaaaaaattactTTGGAGTATAAGATAAAAATCTTGCATTTAACTTAGTTTAAGAGTCTAACAGAATAAAGtatgtattatttatttattaaacctTGGAATGCAAACAAGTCGAGGGACCGATGATTGATATAAATCATATGTTATCGAATCAAGATTCAAAGTCTGACACCAAATTTCAAGTTTTAATCTAAATTGTAATAGCTTactctaatttttttataaaaaaaaattgttgaggGGGTCAATTAATGGAATTAACcctaattaattcaaaattttaacagAAAATTAGTGGTCCAAATTCCAATCCACGTGAATCTTTCTCCGTTTCCCGCGCACAATTTATGCTCCAGCATCTCCCCCCAAATGAACAATAGAACCCTACGATTTGATTTCAGTTCTTAAATTGAAACAAAGTAACGCGACATAATGGCTACAAACGATGTGGAAAGAGAAGAGGAGGAAGATGAATCGGTTAATCAGCTCCTGAGAGATCGATTCCGACTCTGCACCATCTCCATTGCCGAAGCCGAAGGTTGCTACTTTTCGAATTTCGATCACTGTAATCACTTCCATTGTCTCTATATTCATGCACAGATAGAGTCTGTAACGACTTATACAATCTTTATCAATCTTAGCTTCAATGACAGCGTTCTTTTTCCCgacttttttttatatatattttgcaGCAATGAAAAATGGCATGGAAGTTTCTCAACCGATTTTGTCCTGCATATCCGATTTAGCCTGCAAATATGCGCGTAACTCTTACGCTACACctctatgttttttttttcgaatttCCATTATTGCATTGCGTGATATTGATATGGACTATGCATTCCCAGATGAACTAAAGTCGGATAtaacttatttttgaaaattttatgtaCTGCAGTGTATATCTTTTTCTTTTAAGTGTCAGCAGGCTTTATTCAATGTTAGGATTAACTGGAATAATTCTTGACATCTGGATTTATGTTCTGTTTTATGGGTTTTGAAGAATTCCCTGGAGTGACAGGACAGTATCAAGATTAGTATCACTAAAACTCCagggaaaaatatttattggaaATTATTTTATGATGGTTCGATGATTATTGTGAAGGATACTCGTCACACTCGGTCAATTGTTCAATCACTTGTCAAAAGTAGCTTAAACCAACGAAGGATTTGCAAGGAGAGTTCTGTGTTTTTATGTAATCAAAACACTGAATTTACGTGCATGTTAATGTCaagagtttaaatttttttcccatAAAATGAGTGGAAATTTTGGTTCAGAAGCTAAAACTTTTCCTGACTTAGTTATCAAAGGATTAGAAGAATGATGAGGATTGATACATATGAATTCCGTTTTACTTCTGAGAATCCCTCTGTTGACACAAGTCTATGTTGACTTCATAAGTTGATCAAATAGGATCATCAGCTTCACTAATTTATTTCAGTAATGGGTTAATTAACACGATGCTTCTTGAAAAGCAGAACAGTTGGCAAAAGACCTTGAATTATTTTCTCAGCATGGCACTCGCAAGTCAGCGAGCACGAAAGATGTCATTCTTTCTGGTAAGATTTTGATAAGTTTTGTGAAGTGTTTtgcaataaaattcaaaatcaactttaatttgacaaatttttttatgtgtCCATATCTTTGCTGTGATTGTCGATTATTTTAATCATATAACTACATGGTCTGAAGCCTTGTATACTTCTATGGCTAGAATTTAACCAAACTGTTCGATTATATTATTCATGTCTCACCCTCAGTTATGATATTCATAGTTAGAATTCTTGAAATTGCTTACATTTGTTTCAGCGCATCGTAATGATCATCTAGCTGCCTCCCTAAGGTCCTCTTGCTATGATTTGAAACAAAAGACGCCTCAATCTGAGAAGAAGAGAAGGAAGATCACGTAAAAAATAGGACAAATCAGCTGCAGAAGTTCTCCATATTGCTGATCCCTAGCTCAAAAACACAGGAGCATTGTCCTTGGTCCCAGCATTTTCTCGAATAGTATACAGCTTGGACATATGTATTCTAGTTAGATATTGATATTGCAATTTGTGAATTGGTGAACCGgtgttatatatttttaaaaactgtttttaaatgtataatatAATAAACTCATAGAAAATATGCTAAAGTGAAAATTTTGTCAACTATAActcaacaaatattttaatttctttactcaaaatatattttaattgctaaaatacacaaatatgaaaataaaaataaaaatcttaaaagaaaatgattattttataagTATTATTGAGTAAGttttttgtgagatggtcttacggatttttatccgtgagacgggtcaatcctatcgatattcacaataaaaagtaatacttttagcataaaaagtaatattttttcatggatgactcaataagagatctgtctcacaaaatatgacatgtgagatcgtctcatacaagtttttatcattattatttagcATTTGTGATTGAAGTTATTTGTATATATGGTTGTAAATTCAATCAATTTCATGTTAAGAAACTATCCTCGAGCTAACAACTTGAATCAACATAATTGAGCTAAATCAAGCCAGTTTCTTGGATTGCGTTTTCAAATTTCTTCGTTTCAATTTGTACTCGTACTTTCAAATGTCCAATGAACCATAATTAATAATCTATCTTAACTTTATAGAAAACgaattattattgaataactaatgatttaaatttataaatttcaaatatatttgattACTTAGATGAATTTATGTTGATTGATAATTCATATAGACGAAATAGTTTTAACGAAACAAACcttatcattttaaaaaattatatatatttacattcAAAATTTTTCATGACACTCCACCTTATgtataaaatttatatgtaaaatgGTGTGATAAATAAAAAGTGGAgttcaaatatataaaaattatcttttatatttacttgtttgttttgttaaattttttttttttttttatgacgcCAAGTAGCGGGCTCGGGTCGGGTCTTTATGCCCGCGAGGGTTCGAAAACTGGCTTTCTGAAAAAACTTATCGTGCTTCCCGCCGCCTCCTCCAGTTAGTCGCGTATCAGTCCACCAAATTCACGGCAGAACGCGAGGAATCTTTTTTGaaggaagaaaatgagaggGCTGCCGTTTCCGAAGAAGCCCAAAATCGAAATTCTGAAATTAGAAGACGAAGAAGAAGAATATGGAGATGGAACAACGGAGGAACGGAGTTGGAAAGACCAAGAAGCAGCACTAGAAGTCCTTGTTGAACTCCGTACCAAAGAAGTGGAGCAGCTTCGTGAGCGCGTTGCTTATTACAAGTTCCAGGTTTTCTTTTCTTCTCAATGTAAACATTTTCGAgaaagattttttatttttttgttggaTACGAGGTTTTTTGGAGGAACTTGTtcttgtttttggtgtttttctTGTTGTTTTATTAATGTACGCTGTAAAGTGAACTGGGGGTGTCTTTCTTCTTTTTGCTGTATTTACAAACATTTATTTATGGGATGTCACCACTCGTTGAACACGATTTACATTGTGATTTTATCATTCAGATTACATGCAACTCCAAAGTACTAATGCCCTCTTGTGTAATGCTTGATAAAGTTATAGGTAAGTGCAATGCAGGTGCAGCGATTTCAATAATGAGTTTCTTTTGTTCCTTGACTAGTGAATGCTGCAACATCGTGACGATCAAGTATCCGACGTTTTAAGGGTAATGATTGGTGGACCAAATGTTATAGGAAAGTGTGG
Protein-coding sequences here:
- the LOC142519989 gene encoding protein MHF1 homolog isoform X1, translating into MATNDVEREEEEDESVNQLLRDRFRLCTISIAEAEAMKNGMEVSQPILSCISDLACKYAQQLAKDLELFSQHGTRKSASTKDVILSAHRNDHLAASLRSSCYDLKQKTPQSEKKRRKIT
- the LOC142519989 gene encoding protein MHF1 homolog isoform X3 — protein: MATNDVEREEEEDESVNQLLRDRFRLCTISIAEAEEQLAKDLELFSQHGTRKSASTKDVILSAHRNDHLAASLRSSCYDLKQKTPQSEKKRRKIT
- the LOC142519989 gene encoding protein MHF1 homolog isoform X4: MATNDVEREEEEDESVNQLLRDRFRLCTISIAEAEAMKNGMEVSQPILSCISDLACKYAQQLAKDLELFSQHGTRKSASTKDVILSGPLAMI
- the LOC142519989 gene encoding protein MHF1 homolog isoform X2, with product MATNDVEREEEEDESVNQLLRDRFRLCTISIAEAEAMKNGMEVSQPILSCISDLACKYAQQLAKDLELFSQHGTRKSASTKDVILSAASLRSSCYDLKQKTPQSEKKRRKIT